One Saimiri boliviensis isolate mSaiBol1 chromosome 17, mSaiBol1.pri, whole genome shotgun sequence genomic window carries:
- the RPRML gene encoding reprimo-like protein, whose product MNVTFLNHSGLEEVGGVGGGAGAALGNRSHGLGTWLGCCPGGAPLAASDGVPAGLAPDERSLWVSRVAQIAVLCVLSLTVVFGVFFLGCNLLIKSESMINFLVQERRPSKDVGAAILGLY is encoded by the coding sequence CAGCGGCTTGGAGGAGGTGGGCGGCGTGGGCGGCGGCGCCGGGGCCGCCCTGGGGAACCGCAGCCACGGCCTGGGCACGTGGCTGGGCTGTTGCCCCGGAGGCGCACCGCTGGCCGCCAGCGACGGGGTCCCAGCGGGGCTGGCGCCCGACGAGCGCAGCCTGTGGGTGTCGCGCGTGGCGCAGATCGCCGTGCTCTGCGTGCTGTCGCTTACCGTGGTCTTCGGCGTCTTCTTCCTGGGCTGCAACCTGCTCATCAAGTCCGAGAGCATGATCAACTTTCTGGTGCAGGAGCGCCGGCCCTCCAAGGACGTGGGCGCCGCCATCCTGGGGCTGTACTGA